One stretch of Tenacibaculum sp. MAR_2010_89 DNA includes these proteins:
- a CDS encoding MotA/TolQ/ExbB proton channel family protein: MKKVVNILTIAGFMFLGAIQSTQAQEAAKKSEGFRQELKQRFIEGDPGFMGIVLVALILGLAIAIERIIYLNMATTNTKKLVANVDEALSSGGVEAAKEVCRNTKGPVASIFYQGLERADEGIDAAEKAVVGYGGVQMGLLEKNISWLSLFIALAPMLGFMGTVIGMITAFDSIAVSNDISPAVVAVGIKQALLTTVFGLVVAIILQIFYNYIVSKVDNIVNNMEDASISLIDLLAKYKK, translated from the coding sequence ATGAAGAAAGTAGTAAATATCCTAACTATTGCAGGATTTATGTTTTTAGGAGCTATTCAATCAACTCAAGCTCAGGAAGCAGCTAAAAAAAGTGAAGGTTTTCGTCAAGAATTAAAACAACGTTTTATTGAAGGAGATCCTGGGTTTATGGGAATTGTATTGGTAGCTTTAATTTTAGGTTTAGCAATTGCAATTGAAAGAATTATTTATTTAAACATGGCTACAACTAATACTAAAAAGTTAGTTGCTAATGTTGATGAAGCATTAAGTTCAGGTGGAGTTGAAGCTGCTAAAGAAGTATGTAGAAATACTAAAGGGCCAGTTGCTTCTATCTTTTATCAAGGTTTAGAAAGAGCTGATGAAGGTATTGACGCTGCTGAAAAAGCTGTTGTTGGATATGGTGGAGTACAAATGGGATTATTAGAGAAAAATATTTCTTGGTTATCTTTATTTATAGCTTTAGCACCGATGTTAGGATTTATGGGAACTGTAATTGGAATGATTACTGCATTTGATTCAATTGCTGTATCGAATGATATTTCTCCTGCAGTAGTAGCTGTTGGTATTAAACAAGCACTTTTAACAACTGTATTTGGATTAGTAGTAGCAATTATCTTACAGATTTTTTACAATTATATTGTTTCTAAAGTAGATAATATTGTAAACAACATGGAAGACGCTTCTATTTCTTTAATCGATTTGTTAGCTAAGTACAAAAAATAA
- a CDS encoding biopolymer transporter ExbD produces the protein MARRENPEINAGSMADIAFLLLIFFLVTTTMDVDSGVSKKLAEKPPIDFKPPIIKEKNIFEISINRNNDLFVEGEIMELKDLRKATIAFIDNGGGEGKEENGVKTGPCTYCKGERDPESSDHPNKAIISVESDRGTEYGTYVSVQNELLAAYSELRNRLSQEKYGMSFTELEKAFKDSARKDESLRKKVKDIKNSYPQVISDTDPTSVQ, from the coding sequence ATGGCAAGAAGAGAAAACCCAGAAATTAATGCAGGTTCGATGGCAGATATTGCCTTCTTGCTACTTATCTTTTTCCTTGTAACAACTACGATGGATGTTGATTCAGGTGTTTCTAAGAAATTAGCTGAAAAACCTCCAATAGATTTTAAACCACCTATTATTAAGGAGAAAAATATTTTTGAGATTAGTATAAACCGTAATAACGATCTTTTTGTAGAAGGAGAGATTATGGAGTTAAAAGATCTTAGAAAGGCTACAATAGCTTTTATAGATAATGGTGGAGGAGAAGGTAAAGAAGAAAATGGTGTGAAAACTGGTCCTTGTACATATTGTAAAGGGGAAAGAGATCCAGAATCTTCTGATCATCCTAACAAAGCTATTATTTCTGTAGAGAGTGATAGAGGTACGGAATATGGTACTTATGTTTCTGTACAAAATGAATTGTTAGCTGCTTATTCAGAATTACGTAATCGATTATCACAAGAAAAATATGGTATGAGCTTTACTGAACTTGAAAAAGCATTTAAAGATAGTGCAAGAAAAGATGAATCATTAAGGAAAAAAGTTAAGGATATTAAGAATAGTTATCCTCAAGTTATTTCTGATACTGATCCAACAAGTGTTCAATAG
- a CDS encoding biopolymer transporter ExbD translates to MSKFRKKKKGLPALSTASLPDIVFMLLFFFMVTTTMRETSLLIEAPRLPSASEVKKLERKSLVSTIYVGKAKDTKYGTGFDKIQLNDKISTAADVPSFIINERSKVSEAEVPFMTTSIKADKESSVGTLADIREKLRDVNALKLSLSTHKGSAIRK, encoded by the coding sequence ATGTCTAAATTTAGAAAAAAGAAAAAAGGCTTACCAGCTTTGTCAACGGCATCTTTACCAGATATTGTTTTTATGTTATTATTCTTTTTCATGGTAACAACTACTATGAGAGAAACTAGCTTGCTGATTGAAGCACCACGTTTACCTAGTGCTTCAGAGGTTAAAAAATTAGAGCGTAAGAGTTTAGTAAGTACTATTTATGTTGGTAAAGCTAAAGATACTAAATATGGAACTGGATTTGATAAAATTCAATTAAATGATAAGATATCTACAGCTGCTGATGTACCTTCTTTTATAATTAATGAAAGAAGTAAAGTTTCTGAAGCTGAAGTTCCTTTTATGACAACTTCAATTAAAGCTGATAAAGAATCTAGCGTAGGTACGTTAGCTGATATTCGTGAAAAGTTAAGAGATGTTAATGCTCTTAAATTAAGTTTATCTACTCACAAAGGAAGTGCTATAAGAAAATAA
- a CDS encoding porin family protein, which translates to MKKIFIILFLILCNNLYSQKDSLSFGDKYLEDQLYINLSYNVLYKQPKEVSSSKFSYGISGGYIKDIPIVTNGKLAFGVGIGYGFDSFNHGVKVSQVSSKDFLESIPNNKLRIHNIEMPLQFRIRSSEVNKYSFWRIYVGVKITYNLNNKFSYVTNGTTVNFSNIDSFNKWQTGLTISAGYGTFNFYAYYGLTPIFKDTMINNIPINTKIFKLGLSFYLL; encoded by the coding sequence ATGAAAAAAATATTTATAATACTATTTTTGATACTTTGTAATAACCTTTATAGTCAAAAGGATTCATTAAGTTTTGGAGATAAGTATTTAGAGGATCAATTGTATATTAATCTTAGTTATAATGTATTGTATAAACAACCAAAAGAAGTAAGTTCAAGTAAGTTTTCTTATGGGATTTCAGGAGGTTATATAAAAGATATTCCTATTGTTACTAATGGAAAGTTAGCTTTTGGTGTCGGTATAGGTTATGGCTTTGATTCTTTTAATCACGGTGTTAAAGTATCACAAGTTAGTTCAAAAGACTTTCTTGAGTCAATTCCTAATAATAAATTACGAATTCATAATATTGAAATGCCTTTGCAGTTTAGGATACGATCTTCAGAGGTTAATAAATATTCTTTTTGGAGAATTTATGTAGGTGTTAAAATAACATACAATTTAAATAATAAGTTTAGTTATGTTACTAACGGTACTACTGTTAATTTTAGTAATATTGATTCCTTTAATAAATGGCAAACAGGACTTACCATTTCTGCTGGGTATGGTACATTTAATTTTTATGCGTATTACGGTTTAACTCCTATTTTTAAAGATACTATGATAAATAACATACCTATTAACACCAAAATATTTAAATTAGGATTAAGTTTTTATCTGTTATAA
- the rpoN gene encoding RNA polymerase factor sigma-54: MLKQSLHHKLLQKLSPQQIQLMKLIQLPTQAFEERLKQEIEENPALDTGKEEVENFEDTLANDTDYDDTGNEKIDAQDINIDEYLSDDEYPSYKTQANNYSSDDEDKQVPYAAGTTFHQSLKNQLNTFRIDEEEKAIAEFLVGSIDDSGYIRREIIDLVDDLAFTQNVFTTEEKVNHVLINVVQKLDPIGVGALNLKDCLVIQLKSKTEKENRDLAIKILEDAFDHFVKKHYKKLLEKFDITEEKLKDVITEIGKLNPKPGSSYAGNNKIAEQIVPDFTIRIVEGILELTLNSRNAPELHVSREYNNMLKGYSDSKEKSKEQKDAVMFIKQKLDAAKWFIDAIKQRQQTLLITMSSIMHYQEEYFLTGDERKLKPMILKDIADEINMDVSTVSRVANSKYVTTPYGTKLIKEFFSESMKNDQGEDVSTREIKKILETVIAEEEKRKPLTDEKLSKLLKEKGYPIARRTVAKYREQLDIPVARLRKEI, translated from the coding sequence ATGCTAAAACAAAGTTTACATCACAAATTACTTCAAAAACTATCTCCTCAGCAAATTCAACTGATGAAACTAATCCAATTACCTACTCAGGCATTTGAAGAACGTTTAAAACAAGAGATAGAAGAAAACCCTGCGTTAGATACGGGCAAAGAAGAGGTTGAAAATTTTGAAGACACACTTGCCAATGATACTGATTATGATGATACTGGTAATGAAAAAATAGATGCTCAAGATATAAACATAGATGAGTATTTAAGTGATGATGAATACCCTAGTTACAAAACTCAAGCAAATAATTACTCATCAGACGATGAAGACAAACAAGTTCCTTATGCAGCAGGAACAACATTTCACCAATCTTTGAAAAATCAACTCAATACATTTAGAATTGATGAAGAGGAAAAAGCTATTGCTGAGTTTTTAGTTGGTAGTATAGATGATAGTGGTTATATAAGAAGAGAAATTATAGATTTGGTTGATGATTTAGCATTTACCCAAAACGTTTTTACTACTGAAGAAAAAGTAAACCACGTATTAATTAATGTTGTTCAAAAATTAGATCCTATTGGTGTTGGTGCTTTAAACTTAAAAGATTGTTTAGTTATCCAATTAAAGTCAAAAACAGAGAAAGAAAATAGAGATTTAGCTATTAAAATACTTGAAGATGCTTTTGATCACTTTGTTAAAAAGCATTATAAAAAACTTCTTGAAAAGTTTGATATTACTGAAGAAAAACTAAAAGATGTTATTACTGAAATTGGTAAATTAAATCCTAAACCTGGTAGTTCGTATGCTGGTAATAATAAAATTGCTGAGCAAATTGTTCCTGATTTCACAATTAGAATTGTTGAAGGTATTTTGGAACTTACACTAAACTCTCGTAATGCTCCTGAACTACATGTATCTCGTGAGTACAATAACATGTTAAAAGGATATAGTGATTCTAAAGAAAAAAGTAAGGAACAAAAAGATGCAGTAATGTTTATCAAACAAAAACTTGATGCTGCAAAATGGTTTATTGATGCAATTAAACAACGTCAACAAACACTTTTAATAACTATGAGTTCTATTATGCATTATCAGGAAGAATATTTTTTAACTGGTGATGAAAGGAAATTGAAACCTATGATTTTAAAAGATATTGCTGATGAAATTAACATGGATGTTTCAACGGTATCAAGGGTAGCAAATAGTAAATATGTTACAACTCCTTACGGAACAAAATTAATTAAGGAGTTCTTTTCCGAATCTATGAAAAATGATCAAGGAGAAGATGTTTCAACTCGTGAAATAAAGAAAATTTTGGAGACTGTTATTGCTGAAGAAGAAAAAAGAAAGCCTCTTACTGATGAGAAACTATCTAAACTTCTTAAAGAAAAAGGATATCCGATAGCAAGAAGAACAGTTGCTAAATATAGAGAACAATTAGACATTCCTGTTGCTCGTTTACGAAAAGAAATTTAA
- the asnS gene encoding asparagine--tRNA ligase, which produces MNRSSVKELLQSDKFLHEVHVKGWVRTFRSNRFIALNDGSTINNIQCVVDFENTNEALLKRITTSAAVSITGTLVESQGKGQKVEINVTNLEILGDSNPDEYPIQPKKHSLEFLRENAHLRVRTNTFSAVMRVRSKLSFAVHKYFQDNGFNYVNTPIITGSDAEGAGEMFKVTNFEANKAPLNEEGQIDYKQDFFGKETNLTVSGQLEAETYAMALGKVYTFGPTFRAENSNTTRHLAEFWMIEPEVAFMDLDGNMDLSEDFIKSVLGYVLEHCEDDLAFLDQRLTQEEKSKPQAQRSDMSLLEKLRFVVDNNFKRVSYTEAIDILRNSKPNKKKKFQFPINEWGADLQSEHERFLVEKHFKCPVILFDYPADIKAFYMRLNEDGKTVRAMDVLFPGIGEIVGGAQREERLDVLKEKMAALNIDEKELWWYLDTRKFGTAIHSGFGLGFERLVLFTTGMSNIRDVIPFPRTPQNAEF; this is translated from the coding sequence ATGAACAGAAGTAGCGTAAAAGAACTATTACAGTCGGATAAGTTTTTACATGAAGTACATGTAAAAGGATGGGTTAGAACCTTTAGAAGCAATCGTTTTATTGCTTTAAATGATGGTTCTACTATAAATAATATTCAATGTGTAGTAGATTTTGAAAATACTAATGAGGCTTTATTAAAAAGAATTACTACAAGTGCTGCCGTTAGTATAACTGGTACTCTTGTTGAAAGCCAGGGTAAAGGACAAAAGGTTGAAATTAATGTAACTAATTTAGAAATTCTTGGAGATTCTAATCCTGATGAATACCCTATTCAACCTAAAAAGCATAGTTTAGAGTTTTTACGTGAAAATGCACATTTACGTGTTAGAACGAATACGTTTAGCGCTGTTATGAGAGTTCGTTCTAAGCTATCTTTTGCGGTACATAAATATTTCCAAGACAACGGATTTAATTATGTTAATACCCCGATCATTACAGGGTCAGATGCTGAAGGTGCTGGAGAAATGTTTAAAGTAACAAATTTCGAAGCAAATAAAGCTCCTTTAAATGAAGAAGGGCAAATAGATTATAAACAAGATTTTTTTGGTAAAGAAACTAACTTAACTGTATCTGGTCAGTTAGAAGCAGAAACTTACGCCATGGCTTTAGGTAAAGTATATACTTTTGGACCTACATTTAGAGCTGAAAACTCAAATACTACACGTCATTTAGCTGAATTTTGGATGATTGAACCTGAAGTTGCTTTTATGGATTTAGATGGTAATATGGATTTATCTGAAGATTTCATTAAATCGGTTTTAGGGTATGTTCTAGAACACTGTGAAGATGATTTAGCATTTTTAGATCAACGACTAACTCAGGAAGAAAAAAGTAAGCCACAAGCTCAACGAAGCGATATGAGTTTACTAGAAAAATTAAGATTTGTTGTTGATAATAATTTCAAAAGAGTAAGCTATACAGAAGCTATTGATATTTTGCGTAACTCTAAACCTAATAAGAAAAAGAAATTCCAATTCCCAATAAATGAATGGGGTGCCGATTTACAATCTGAACATGAGCGTTTTTTAGTTGAAAAACACTTTAAATGTCCAGTGATTTTATTTGATTATCCTGCTGACATTAAAGCTTTTTATATGCGCTTAAATGAAGATGGAAAAACTGTTAGAGCTATGGATGTTCTTTTCCCTGGTATTGGAGAAATAGTTGGTGGAGCTCAGCGTGAAGAACGTTTAGATGTACTAAAAGAAAAAATGGCTGCATTAAATATTGATGAAAAAGAATTATGGTGGTATTTAGATACTCGTAAATTTGGTACTGCTATTCACTCTGGATTTGGTTTAGGTTTTGAGCGTTTAGTTTTATTCACTACCGGAATGAGTAATATTAGAGATGTAATTCCTTTTCCAAGGACGCCACAGAACGCAGAATTTTAA
- a CDS encoding RND family transporter, which translates to MTFWTKIAGFILRNRYFVLLFIAVITGLLVTQMKYMRFSYTEANLLPSDHEANLKYNKFLEIFGEEGNLIILGIKDSTIFSPEKFNAWNKLTKSFEEISQVDFSVSISDVKQLKADRKNRKFVVEPLFSKPPSTKEEIDKIKIQLFEKLPFYENLLYNDKGVLQTAIYLNKDIINTPARADFITEILIPKIEKFEELQKIDVRISGMPYIRTLNSLNITKEMGIFVLGALLITALIFFFFFRSFRATFITLLVVGIGVVWAFGFIGWFRYEITVLSALIPPLIIVIGVPNAVFLINKYQQEVKKHGNQAKSLQRVISKIGNATLMTNITTASGFATFVFVKSQLLREFGILASVNIISIFILALLIIPVIYSFMPLPEKKHLTHLERRWIEDVVNWMEHTVKTQRITIYITTVVVIILSMIGLYQIRVSGSLIEDMPKSKQFYKDIKFFESEFGGIMPLEILVDTKREKGVMKLSTLKKIEKLNETIETFPELSKPISITNLVKYSKQAYYKGNPKFYQLPTSQEKSYIFSYTKNSSSNSGMLKNFVDSTGRYARITTFMKDIGTDKMDIIQDRLHAVIKKQFPEEKFNVSMTGKALVFLKGTNYLIKNLVISLSLAIVLISIFMAWMFRSPQMILISLIPNMLPLLITAGLMGFFNIPIKPSTILVFSIAFGISVDDTIHFLAKYRQELLANNWRIKPAVYSALRETGVSMFYTSIVLFFGFLVFTISSFGGTIALGGLVSVTLLLAMVSNLVLLPSLLISFEKKIANKKVLKETNFKILPPKEEDK; encoded by the coding sequence ATGACTTTTTGGACCAAGATCGCAGGTTTTATATTACGTAATCGTTACTTTGTTTTACTTTTTATTGCTGTTATTACTGGGCTTTTAGTCACTCAAATGAAATATATGCGCTTCTCTTACACTGAAGCTAATCTTCTACCTAGTGATCACGAAGCTAATCTTAAGTACAATAAATTTTTAGAAATTTTTGGAGAAGAGGGTAATCTTATTATTCTTGGTATAAAAGACAGTACCATTTTTTCTCCAGAAAAATTTAATGCTTGGAATAAACTAACGAAATCTTTTGAGGAAATTTCACAAGTAGATTTCTCTGTTTCAATTTCTGATGTTAAACAATTAAAAGCAGACAGGAAAAACAGAAAGTTCGTAGTAGAACCTTTATTTAGTAAACCTCCATCTACTAAAGAAGAAATTGACAAAATAAAAATACAACTTTTCGAAAAACTACCATTTTACGAAAATTTATTATATAATGATAAAGGTGTTTTACAAACTGCTATTTATTTAAATAAAGATATAATAAATACTCCTGCAAGAGCAGATTTCATTACCGAAATACTTATTCCTAAAATAGAAAAATTTGAAGAATTACAAAAAATTGATGTCCGCATTTCTGGAATGCCATATATACGAACCTTAAACTCTTTAAATATTACTAAAGAAATGGGGATTTTTGTATTAGGAGCATTACTTATTACGGCCCTTATATTCTTTTTCTTTTTTCGTTCATTTAGAGCAACATTTATCACATTACTTGTAGTTGGAATTGGTGTTGTATGGGCTTTTGGTTTTATTGGTTGGTTTAGATATGAAATAACAGTTCTTTCTGCTCTTATTCCGCCTTTAATTATCGTAATTGGAGTTCCAAACGCAGTTTTCCTTATTAATAAATACCAACAAGAAGTAAAAAAACATGGAAATCAAGCTAAATCATTACAACGAGTAATATCAAAAATTGGTAATGCTACTTTAATGACAAACATTACTACTGCATCTGGTTTTGCTACATTTGTTTTTGTAAAAAGTCAGCTACTTCGTGAATTTGGTATTTTAGCTTCTGTTAACATTATAAGTATTTTTATTCTTGCACTATTAATTATACCTGTTATTTATAGCTTTATGCCACTTCCTGAGAAGAAACATTTAACTCATTTGGAAAGAAGATGGATAGAAGATGTTGTAAACTGGATGGAACATACTGTAAAAACTCAACGTATTACTATATACATTACAACTGTTGTTGTTATAATACTAAGTATGATCGGTTTATACCAAATACGAGTTTCAGGTAGTTTAATTGAAGACATGCCCAAAAGCAAACAATTTTATAAAGATATTAAGTTTTTTGAAAGTGAATTTGGTGGTATAATGCCTTTGGAAATTTTAGTAGACACTAAAAGAGAAAAAGGAGTAATGAAGCTTTCAACTTTAAAAAAGATTGAAAAGCTTAATGAAACAATAGAAACGTTTCCTGAGTTATCTAAACCTATTTCAATTACCAACCTTGTTAAATACTCGAAACAGGCTTATTATAAAGGAAATCCGAAATTTTACCAATTACCCACATCACAAGAAAAAAGCTATATTTTTTCTTACACAAAAAATTCAAGTAGTAATTCAGGAATGTTAAAAAACTTTGTTGATTCAACAGGTAGGTATGCTAGAATCACAACCTTTATGAAAGATATTGGTACCGATAAAATGGATATCATTCAAGATAGACTACATGCGGTTATCAAAAAACAATTTCCTGAAGAAAAATTCAATGTTTCTATGACAGGAAAAGCACTTGTATTTCTTAAAGGAACAAATTATTTAATCAAAAATTTAGTTATTTCATTATCATTAGCCATAGTTTTAATTTCAATTTTTATGGCTTGGATGTTTAGATCTCCACAAATGATATTAATTTCACTTATCCCAAACATGCTTCCCTTACTAATAACCGCAGGATTAATGGGGTTCTTTAATATTCCTATAAAACCTTCAACTATTTTAGTATTTAGTATTGCTTTTGGTATTTCCGTTGATGATACCATTCACTTTTTAGCAAAATATCGACAAGAACTCCTAGCAAATAACTGGAGAATAAAGCCTGCTGTATACTCAGCATTACGTGAAACAGGAGTAAGTATGTTTTATACTTCTATTGTATTATTTTTCGGTTTTTTAGTATTTACTATTTCAAGTTTTGGTGGTACTATAGCTTTAGGAGGCTTAGTTTCAGTAACTCTATTATTAGCAATGGTTTCAAACTTAGTACTGTTACCTTCTTTATTAATTTCATTTGAGAAGAAAATTGCAAACAAAAAAGTACTAAAAGAAACTAATTTTAAAATTTTACCTCCAAAAGAAGAGGATAAATAA
- the frr gene encoding ribosome recycling factor: MNEEIDFIIDSAKEGMNKAIDHLVKELRTIRAGKASPAMLANVQVDYYGSATPLGQVANVNTPDARTISIQPWEKNMLQEIEKAIMNANLGFNPMNNGENIIINVPALTEERRKDLAKQAKAEAEHAKVGIRNARKEANNDIKKTDISDDMKKIAEGNIQDLTDQFTKDIDDKFTVKEKEIMTV; encoded by the coding sequence ATGAACGAAGAAATTGATTTTATTATAGATTCAGCCAAAGAAGGTATGAACAAAGCAATTGATCATTTAGTAAAAGAACTAAGAACAATTAGAGCAGGAAAAGCTTCTCCTGCTATGTTAGCAAATGTTCAAGTAGATTATTATGGTTCAGCTACACCTTTGGGTCAAGTAGCTAATGTTAATACACCTGATGCTCGTACCATTTCAATTCAACCATGGGAAAAAAACATGTTACAAGAAATTGAAAAAGCAATTATGAATGCTAACCTTGGTTTTAATCCAATGAATAATGGTGAAAACATTATTATTAATGTTCCTGCCTTAACAGAAGAACGTAGAAAAGATTTAGCAAAACAAGCTAAAGCTGAAGCAGAACATGCAAAAGTTGGAATTCGTAATGCTCGTAAAGAAGCAAATAACGACATAAAAAAAACTGATATTTCTGATGATATGAAAAAGATAGCTGAAGGAAATATTCAAGATTTGACTGATCAATTTACCAAAGACATTGATGATAAATTTACAGTAAAAGAAAAAGAAATTATGACTGTATAA
- the tsf gene encoding translation elongation factor Ts — protein sequence MSVKISAADVKKLRETTGAGMMDCKNALVEAEGNFDKAIEILRKKGQKIAAKRADRESTEGVAITKISDDNTYGVAIVLACETDFVSKNDSFKALASQFVDIAFNYNTKEEFLAADFGGVTVAEKLIEQTGVIGEKIDITSFEKIEAPYVGAYTHVGKIAAMVGLTSSVDNADALTKDLAMQAASMGATSLSYKDFDPAFVTAETEARIAAIVKDNEELVRLGKTLKNVPQFVSRLQLTDEALAKAEEAAKEQLKAEGKPEKIWDKILPGKMERFISDNTTLDQEQCLLDQKFIKDEKKTVADYVKSYGDVDIKSFVRVTLG from the coding sequence ATGTCAGTAAAAATTAGCGCTGCAGACGTAAAGAAATTAAGAGAAACTACCGGAGCTGGAATGATGGATTGTAAAAATGCATTAGTAGAAGCTGAAGGTAATTTTGATAAAGCAATTGAAATTTTACGTAAAAAAGGACAAAAGATCGCTGCTAAAAGAGCAGATCGTGAATCTACTGAAGGTGTAGCTATTACTAAAATTAGCGATGACAACACATATGGAGTTGCTATTGTATTAGCATGTGAAACAGATTTCGTTTCTAAAAACGATTCATTTAAAGCTTTAGCATCTCAATTTGTAGATATCGCTTTTAACTACAATACTAAAGAAGAATTTTTAGCTGCTGATTTCGGTGGAGTTACTGTTGCTGAAAAACTGATTGAACAAACTGGTGTTATCGGTGAAAAAATCGATATTACATCTTTCGAAAAAATTGAAGCACCATATGTAGGAGCATATACTCACGTTGGTAAAATTGCTGCTATGGTAGGATTAACTTCTAGCGTAGATAATGCAGATGCTTTAACTAAAGATTTAGCTATGCAAGCTGCTTCTATGGGAGCTACAAGCTTATCGTATAAAGATTTTGACCCTGCATTTGTTACTGCTGAAACTGAAGCAAGAATTGCTGCTATTGTAAAAGATAATGAAGAATTAGTTCGTTTAGGTAAAACTCTTAAAAACGTTCCTCAATTCGTATCTAGGCTACAGTTAACTGATGAAGCTTTAGCCAAAGCTGAAGAAGCTGCTAAAGAGCAATTAAAAGCTGAAGGAAAACCAGAAAAAATTTGGGATAAAATTTTACCAGGAAAAATGGAAAGATTTATTTCTGATAACACAACTTTAGATCAAGAACAATGTTTATTAGATCAAAAGTTCATTAAAGATGAAAAGAAAACAGTAGCTGACTATGTTAAATCATACGGTGATGTTGATATTAAAAGTTTTGTTAGAGTTACTTTAGGGTAA
- the rpsB gene encoding 30S ribosomal protein S2, whose protein sequence is MANIQELLESGVHFGHLTRKWNPNMAPYIYTERNGVHIIDLYKTSAKIDEASKALQKIANSGRKILFVATKKQAKDIVAEKAKNVNMPYITERWPGGMLTNFVTIRKAVKKMASIDRMKQDGSFDALSKREKLQINRQRAKLEKNLGSISDMTRLPGALFVIDVKKEHIAIAEAQKLNIPIFAMVDTNSDPRPVDFVIPANDDASKSIDKVLSYVTDSIAEGLADRKAEKEKAKTEKEVKTEAPAATEKPATTEESK, encoded by the coding sequence ATGGCAAACATTCAAGAATTATTAGAAAGTGGCGTACACTTTGGTCACTTAACAAGAAAATGGAACCCTAACATGGCTCCATATATTTATACAGAACGTAATGGTGTTCACATCATCGATTTGTATAAAACATCAGCTAAAATTGATGAAGCTTCTAAAGCTTTACAAAAAATAGCTAATTCAGGACGTAAAATCTTATTCGTTGCAACTAAAAAGCAAGCTAAAGATATCGTTGCTGAAAAAGCGAAAAATGTAAACATGCCTTACATTACTGAGCGTTGGCCAGGTGGTATGTTAACAAATTTTGTTACTATTAGAAAAGCTGTTAAAAAAATGGCATCTATTGATAGAATGAAACAAGATGGATCTTTTGATGCTTTATCTAAAAGAGAAAAATTACAAATCAATCGTCAAAGAGCTAAATTAGAAAAGAATTTAGGTTCTATTTCTGATATGACTCGTTTACCTGGAGCTTTATTTGTAATTGATGTAAAGAAAGAGCACATTGCTATTGCTGAAGCGCAAAAATTAAACATTCCAATTTTTGCTATGGTAGATACAAACTCTGATCCAAGACCAGTTGATTTTGTTATACCTGCAAATGATGATGCTTCTAAATCTATTGATAAAGTATTATCTTATGTTACTGATTCAATTGCTGAAGGATTAGCTGACAGAAAAGCCGAAAAAGAAAAGGCTAAAACTGAAAAAGAGGTTAAAACTGAAGCACCAGCTGCTACAGAAAAACCAGCTACAACTGAAGAATCAAAATAA
- the rpsI gene encoding 30S ribosomal protein S9, which yields METIHKIGRRKTAVARVYVSQGSGNITVNKKEYKNYFTTGTLQYKVQQPLMLTDNLESYDIKVNVYGGGVTGQAEAIRLAITRALVSINEDHRLVLKPEGLLTRDPRMVERKKFGQKKARKKFQFSKR from the coding sequence ATGGAAACTATACACAAAATAGGTAGAAGAAAAACAGCTGTTGCTCGTGTTTATGTTTCACAAGGAAGTGGAAACATTACAGTCAACAAAAAAGAATATAAAAACTACTTTACAACAGGTACTTTACAATATAAAGTACAACAACCTTTAATGTTAACTGACAATTTAGAGTCTTATGATATTAAAGTAAATGTTTATGGTGGTGGTGTTACTGGTCAAGCTGAAGCTATTCGTTTAGCAATCACTAGAGCTTTGGTTTCTATTAATGAAGATCATAGACTAGTATTAAAACCAGAAGGATTATTAACTCGTGACCCTAGAATGGTTGAACGTAAGAAATTCGGTCAGAAGAAAGCACGTAAGAAATTCCAGTTCTCTAAACGTTAA